CACACCTTGCTTACCAAGAGCTGTCATGGCTACAGAAGCTGCAAGTGCATTTAATGCTTGATTTGAGCAAATATTAGAAGTTGCTTTGTCACGACGAATATGTTGTTCACGTGCTTGAAGTGTTAACACAAATCCACGTTTTCCGTTTTCATCCGTTGTTTGCCCAACAAGACGACCTGGAACTTTTCTTAATAACTTATTTGTTACCGCAAAATAACCACAGTGTGGACCACCAAATGCGGTTGGTATACCGAAAGGCTGTGCATCACCCGCAACAATATCTGCACCAAATGCTCCAGGAGGTGTTAATGCTCCTAATGCAAGTGGGTTAGAAGAAACGATGAACATACTTTTTCCATTATGTGCAATTGGCTCGATGTCTTTTAATGGCTCAATATGACCAAAAAAGTTTGGATACTGAACAATAACAGCTGCAACTTCATCATTCATTTCTTGTTGTAATGCCTCTAAATCTGTTACACCGTTTTTCACAGGTACTTCCACAACTTCAATGTACTGCCCAGCAGCATATGTTTTGATAACATCTCGTGATTCTGGGTTAACTGCTTTAGAAACTAGCACTTTCTTTTTCTTTGTCTGCCCTGCTGCAAGCATTGCTGCTTCTGCTAATGAAGTTCCCCCATCATACATAGAAGAGTTAGCAACATCCATACCCGTTAACTCACAAATCATTGTTTGAAATTCAAAAATAGCTTGTAGCTCTCCTTGTGAAATTTCCGGTTGATAAGGAGTGTAAGCTGTGTAAAATTCTGAACGAGAAATCACATGATCAACGATAATTGGCATGTAATGATCGTAAACACCAGCACCTAAAAATGATGCGTGACTGCGAAGATCCTTATTTTTTGCTGCAAGCTTTGTAAGTTCTTTTAGAAGCTCTGTTTCAGATTTTGCTTTTTTAATATTGTATTCTCCTTGAAAACGAACACTTTCAGGAATATCTTGAAAAAGCTCTTCAACAGAAGAAACACCAATTGCTCCAAGCATTTCCTGCTTATCTTGTTCCGTCATTGGTAAATAACGATGATTCATTACGTGTGAACCCCTCTCATTTTAAGGTCATATTTATATAAGTTAGTTTTTAGGACGTTTATAAAAAGGTGTTGCAACGACAACGGCTTTTAATCGCTTTTTACGAATCTGAACTTCTACTTCCGTTCCAAGTTCGGTAAATTCTGTTTTTAATAGAGCCAATCCTATGTTTTTACCTAATGTTGGTGATTGAGTACCTGTGGTCACCACACCAATTTCTTCGCCATTCACAAACACCTCATAGCCATGACGTGGAATTCCTTTTTCAATTAATTCAATTCCAACTAGCTTGCGAGAGGCTCCGTTTTCTTTTTGATCCTTCAATACAGCTTTTCCGTTAAAATCAGCTTCTTTGTTCGTCTTTACTGCGAAGCCAATACCTGCTTCGATTGGTGTAATATCTTTTGTAAGCTCTTGACCGTATAAAGGAAGAGTTGCTTCAAAGCGAAGGGTATCACGTGCACCAAGGCCACAAGGTAACACACCGTCTTCTTTTCCAGCCTCTAAAATTTTCTCCCAAAGCGTAACAGCATCATTTGCCGTACAGTAAAGTTCGAAACCATTTTCGCCTGTATAGCCTGTTCTTGAAACTAAAGCTTTTACACCAGCAACATTTACTTCGTCTTTGAATTTAAAAAACTTAATTTCTGATAAATCTATATCTGTAAGAGTTTGAAGGACTTTTTCAGCAAGTGGTCCTTGAAGAGCTAAAAGTGCTAAATCGTCGGAAACATTTTTAATCGAAACATCACCGAAGGTATTCGCTGTTAGCCAATTCACATCTTTATCAATGTTTGAGGCGTTGATCACTAGTAGGTAGTCATGATCAGCTTTCTTATAAATAAGAAGATCATCAACTGTACCGCCATCTTCATAGCACATTGCCGTGTATTGTGCACCGGCATCTTTGAGCAAAGACACATCATTTGTAGCGATTTTTTGTAAAAAAGCTAAGCTATCTTCACCACGAACTTCAACCTCACCCATGTGAGAAACATCAAAAAGTCCTGCTTTTGTCCGAACAGCTTCATGTTCTTCTTTAATAGAAGAAAATTGAACTGGCAAGTCCCAGCCCCCAAAATCAATCGTTTTTGCACCGTAATTTTTATACACATCATATAAAGGTGTACGATATAGCTCTGTCATATGGATTGCTCCCTTCAAATCCTTATATTTTGGCATCAAAAAAAGGACATAGTACTCCCATTTATAAAAATAGAAGTCTCTGTCCTTTTAACCTGAAAGTTTACCTTATGTAAAAGCAGTACATATTCGTACCTACATAGGCTTTCCCCTTTGGTAGTTTGTCTACATGACAAACACTCTCCAGAGTTGCGTCAAATAAGAGTTCTTTTGCCTGAGAGATTCACAGTTTGTTTGCTCCTTCGGCGCTATACTAAGTTATAGTCTCTCCCCTTATTCTCATCCGCTCATATTTTGTTGTAAAGTTGGTTATACTACTAAAACGTGTATTCATGACATTTAACATTTCAATAAAGAATGAAAGCGTTAAGCTAACTGAAAATGATGAACTTTCTTACTAACATCCTACCATGAGGGAAGAGTTTCGACAATCACTTTTTAGCTTAACATTAAAATTATTTTCAGTAACAATGTTCGTGTTTTCATTATATCAAAGTCATAATCTTTCATATATCTTTTTATCTCAATGAAATAGTGAACAATACAATATAGCATACAACACGAAAGGACTGTCTTTACGATGAATATAAAGACGAACTTCGATACAACCTGGCAGGAAGGCTTTTTTGAAAAACTAGATAGCGATGGACCTTGGTCAAACTGGGAGCTGTATAAGCTTGCCTATGAGGTTCAAAAGAATACGGCTGTGCCAACCTTTGAAGGGTTGCAAGCACCAAATCATCTGCCGCATTTCACTCCTCTTCCCCACCAACTAGAGGTGGCTCAACGAGTAGTTGAAAAAATGAACGGAAAAGCAATTTTAGCTGATGAAGTTGGATTAGGAAAAACAATTGAAGCAGGATTAATTTTAAAAGAATATATGATTCGTGGACTAGTTAAAAAGGTTTTAATTCTAGTCCCTGCCTCCCTCGTCTCACAATGGGCACGGGAGTTAAATGAAAAGTTTTTTATTCCAGCAGTCGAGCAAAAGAAAAGCTATGTATGGGAAGCATGTGATGTAGTTGTTTCATCAATTGATACCGCAAAGCGTAAAGCCACATCGAGACATTGTTTATGAACAAAATTACGACTTAGTCATTATTGATGAAGCTCACAAGCTAAAAAATAATAAAACGAAAAACTATGAATTTGTTCAGAATCTTAAGAAAAAGTATTGCTTACTTTTAACCGCTACTCCCGTCCAAAACAGAGTTGAAGAGATTTTCAATCTTGTTTCACTGTTAAAACCAGGTCACCTTGGCAACGAAGCATACTTTACAGAGGTGTTCTCCGCTAAAGAGCGTTCTCTAGAGGATCATGAACATTTACGTGAATTAATTAACAAAGTAATGATTCGAAATCGTCGTGGAGACACCGGCATTGACTGGCCGAAACGAAATGTAGAAACAGTCCCGATTGAGTTTTCCGAAACAGAGCAAAATCTATATGACACGATAACAGCTATAAAATCGTCTTCACAATATGCAGCAAATGCTTTTTCGATCATGACACTCCAACGTGAAGCGTGCAGCAGTCGTGAAGCTGTTTATATGACATTGAAAAAGATGTTAGATGTACCCGAAGAAGAGGAAGCTGCTTTACCAAATGAGGTTATTAAAGACATCATGATGGCGATAGACGGTGTTACACAAAACTCAAAAGCTCTAAAGGTTGTAGAGCTAATCAAAGAAATTGATGATAAAGTTATTATCTTTACAGAATACCGTGCAACACAGTTTTATTTACAATGGTTTTTACAGCAAAACGATATCAGCTCCGTTCCCTTCCGCGGTGGGTTTAAGCGAGGCAAAAAAGATTGGATGAAGGAATTATTCAAAAACCGTGTTCAAGTGTTAATCGCAACCGAAGCCGGTGGTGAAGGGATTAACCTACAATTCTGTCATAATATTATTAACTATGATTTACCATGGAATCCAATGAGACTTGAACAGCGGATCGGACGTATCCACCGTTTAGGACAAGAGCATGATGTAAACATCTACAATATGGCAACAAGAAACACAGTTGAAGAACATATTCTGACTCTTTTATATGACAAAATTAATTTGTTTGAAAAAGTCATTGGTGATCTTGATGAAATTCTAACTCGACTAGAAATTAAAAACTTTGATGAGCATG
This Metabacillus endolithicus DNA region includes the following protein-coding sequences:
- the gcvPA gene encoding aminomethyl-transferring glycine dehydrogenase subunit GcvPA, coding for MNHRYLPMTEQDKQEMLGAIGVSSVEELFQDIPESVRFQGEYNIKKAKSETELLKELTKLAAKNKDLRSHASFLGAGVYDHYMPIIVDHVISRSEFYTAYTPYQPEISQGELQAIFEFQTMICELTGMDVANSSMYDGGTSLAEAAMLAAGQTKKKKVLVSKAVNPESRDVIKTYAAGQYIEVVEVPVKNGVTDLEALQQEMNDEVAAVIVQYPNFFGHIEPLKDIEPIAHNGKSMFIVSSNPLALGALTPPGAFGADIVAGDAQPFGIPTAFGGPHCGYFAVTNKLLRKVPGRLVGQTTDENGKRGFVLTLQAREQHIRRDKATSNICSNQALNALAASVAMTALGKQGVKEMAIQNIQKANYAKRACIKASIEVPFDQPIFNEFVVKLSKPVSEVNKQLLEKDIIGGFDLGRVDSGLENHMLIAVTELRTKEEIDTLVKELGDA
- the gcvT gene encoding glycine cleavage system aminomethyltransferase GcvT, with amino-acid sequence MTELYRTPLYDVYKNYGAKTIDFGGWDLPVQFSSIKEEHEAVRTKAGLFDVSHMGEVEVRGEDSLAFLQKIATNDVSLLKDAGAQYTAMCYEDGGTVDDLLIYKKADHDYLLVINASNIDKDVNWLTANTFGDVSIKNVSDDLALLALQGPLAEKVLQTLTDIDLSEIKFFKFKDEVNVAGVKALVSRTGYTGENGFELYCTANDAVTLWEKILEAGKEDGVLPCGLGARDTLRFEATLPLYGQELTKDITPIEAGIGFAVKTNKEADFNGKAVLKDQKENGASRKLVGIELIEKGIPRHGYEVFVNGEEIGVVTTGTQSPTLGKNIGLALLKTEFTELGTEVEVQIRKKRLKAVVVATPFYKRPKN